A region from the Posidoniimonas polymericola genome encodes:
- a CDS encoding 6-phosphofructokinase, whose protein sequence is MSKRIGILTSGGDCPGLNAVIRGAVKSCHQLGYDCVGFLKGYEGLYDPVQYVNLTPSSTKGILNQGGTILGSTNKGRFAAVKGVEDRVEIAPHLIEGVKETVRQLGIDGLICVGGDGSLAIAQQFHESGIPVVGVPKTIDNDLQATAFTFGFDSAIECATDALDRLHTTAASHERIMVLEVMGRHAGWIALHSGIAGGGDVILIPEIDWTFEHICEKILHRESQGKKFTLVVVAEGAHLPEGGMVGAEQDGQQVKLGGIGKIVTDEIQKRLHREARLCILGHLQRGGKPTTFDRVLATQFGAHAVRLIVQEKFGEMICSRPPDMVSVPILEAVHKIRQVDPTGPAVRAARALGISFGDRTAEDASSGVFTREEDREFAVQHHGEHLLDTAAAELEAALAE, encoded by the coding sequence GCTGGGCTACGACTGCGTTGGGTTCCTCAAGGGCTACGAGGGCCTGTACGACCCGGTGCAGTACGTCAACCTGACCCCGTCCAGCACCAAGGGCATCCTCAACCAGGGCGGCACCATCCTGGGCTCGACCAACAAGGGCCGCTTTGCCGCGGTCAAGGGCGTCGAGGACCGCGTGGAGATCGCCCCGCACCTGATCGAGGGCGTCAAAGAAACCGTTCGCCAGCTCGGCATCGACGGCCTGATCTGCGTCGGCGGCGACGGCTCGCTCGCCATCGCTCAGCAGTTCCACGAAAGCGGCATCCCGGTGGTCGGCGTCCCCAAGACCATCGACAACGACCTGCAGGCCACGGCGTTCACGTTCGGCTTCGACAGCGCCATCGAGTGCGCCACCGACGCCCTCGACCGTCTGCACACGACGGCCGCCAGCCACGAGCGGATCATGGTGCTCGAGGTGATGGGCCGGCACGCCGGTTGGATCGCGCTGCACTCCGGCATCGCCGGCGGCGGCGACGTGATCCTGATCCCCGAGATCGACTGGACCTTCGAGCACATCTGCGAGAAGATCCTGCACCGCGAGAGCCAGGGCAAGAAGTTCACTCTAGTAGTGGTCGCCGAGGGCGCCCACCTGCCCGAGGGCGGCATGGTCGGCGCCGAGCAGGACGGCCAGCAGGTCAAGCTCGGCGGCATCGGCAAGATCGTCACCGACGAGATCCAGAAGCGGCTGCACCGCGAGGCGCGGCTCTGCATCCTCGGCCACCTGCAGCGCGGCGGCAAGCCGACCACGTTCGACCGTGTGCTCGCCACGCAGTTCGGCGCCCACGCGGTGCGGCTGATCGTCCAAGAGAAGTTCGGCGAGATGATCTGCAGCCGCCCGCCCGACATGGTCAGCGTCCCGATCCTCGAGGCGGTGCACAAGATCCGCCAGGTCGACCCGACCGGCCCCGCCGTGCGGGCCGCCCGGGCGCTCGGCATCAGCTTCGGCGACCGCACCGCCGAGGACGCCTCGAGCGGCGTCTTTACCCGTGAGGAGGATCGCGAGTTCGCGGTCCAACACCACGGCGAGCACCTGCTCGATACGGCCGCGGCCGAATTGGAAGCGGCGTTGGCGGAGTAG